Proteins encoded within one genomic window of Panicum virgatum strain AP13 chromosome 1N, P.virgatum_v5, whole genome shotgun sequence:
- the LOC120654381 gene encoding transmembrane protein 120 homolog, whose amino-acid sequence MSRDGDARGLEAEAAAAAEAARELREAAAALVATRAAEEDALRRRAVALDADVRRLQGSLPALDPSAVDKIEEELERAKAAITDSDVASFLPSKRNGKFLKMFLGPVNVRVARKEDKLKIKDEYNNYRDRTAYKFLLFPSILLLLRWWIWDGCLPAWAVQISQAWLLFLYTSFALRENVLIANGSDIRPWWIYHHYLAMVMALISLTWEIKGQPDCSSKQRGVQLFLRWAIMQGIAMHLQNRYQRQRLRTRIALGKAKRMDVVAGETAGVEGQLLLLYPVLFILQGFEAYVGVLLLQTALHGLASEWQVVVCGILLVVMAVGNFVNTVETLILKLRFKAKMKRAKSRQDRPHQN is encoded by the exons ATGTcacgcgacggcgacgcccgcggcctcgaggcggaggcggcggccgcggccgaggcggcgcgggagctgcgggaggcggccgccgccctcgtcgccacgcgcgccgccgaaGAGGACGcgcttcgccgccgcgccgtcgcgctCGACGCCGACGTCCGCCGCCTCCAGGGCTCGCTCCCCGCCCTCGACCCATCCGCGGTCGACAAG ATCGAGGAGGAATTGGAGCGTGCCAAGGCAGCCATCACAGATAGTGACGTGGCTTCATTTCTCCCCAGCAAGCGAAATG GGAAGTTCCTTAAGATGTTTCTAGGCCCTGTGAATGTGCGGGTTGCCAGGAAGGAAGATAAGCTCAAAATCAAGGATGAGTACAATAATTATAGG GATAGGACTGCCTATAAGTTTCTGCTGTTTCCATCTATACTCCTACTACTAAGATGGTGGATATGGGATGGATGCCTTCCAGCTTGGGCAGTTCAGATCTCCCAG GCTTGGTTACTATTCCTGTACACAAGCTTTGCTTTGCGGGAGAATGTATTGATTGCAAATGGAAGTGACATTCGTCCATG GTGGATATATCATCACTATCTAGCGATGGTAATGGCTCTTATTAGCCTTACGTGGGAGATAAAGGGACAACCTGATTGTTCTAGCAAGCAG AGGGGTGTGCAACTCTTCCTGCGTTGGGCAATCATGCAAGGGATTGCGATGCATCTACAGAACAGATACCAGCGTCAAAGATTACGCACTCGCATAGCTCTAGGAAAG GCAAAAAGAATGGATGTTGTTGCTGGAGAAACAGCAGGTGTGGAGGGGCAGCTCTTGTTGCTATATCCTGTCCTTTTTATATTACAG GGTTTTGAGGCGTATGTTGGAGTTTTGCTTCTTCAGACAGCTTTGCACGGACTTGCCTCTGAATGGCAG GTTGTAGTTTGTGGGATCCTGCTGGTGGTAATGGCAGTGGGAAACTTCGTCAACACTGTGGAGACACTGATATTGAAGTTGAGGTTCAAAGCAAAGATGAAAAGAGCAAAGAGCAGGCAGGACCGCCCGCATCAAAATTGA
- the LOC120654380 gene encoding zinc finger-containing ubiquitin peptidase 1-like isoform X2 produces the protein MISSCPICNIQVLTVELEQHANSHFEDDDQLQRDMELAHQMALAESNTDIMNGPEHCTGSFTSDSNAQGASSSHSEYWHHYGKVLDEQISCLVRAQIPSKVQEVEGGIMNLLMSSLESEGGSSTSMISGYIDHHQSLSSEDKGWGCGWRNIQMMSSHLLKQRPEAREVLFGGSGFVPDIPSLQRWLEIAWDKNFDTIGSNHFHNKVYGAKKWIGTTECATLFRSFGLRSRIVDFDSTESSGLQNKNGKHSANQVRGPMDMFLIKNNPPKSSSELCREDAEIMRGRQVLVDWVWNYFASERSDRFTTPRVTVSNKTPLYFQHQGHSRTIVGIQKKNGYRGSHDQYTLLILDPGHTLFL, from the exons ATGATATCATCCTGCCCCATCTGCAATATACAAGTTCTTACAGTTGAGCTGGAACA GCATGCCAATAGCCACTTTGAGGATGATGATCAACTTCAAAGGGACATGGAATTGGCACATCAGATGGCACTTGCTGAATCAAATACAGATATCATG AATGGTCCTGAGCATTGCACAGGATCATTCACCAGTGACTCTAATGCTCAAGGGGCCTCATCAAGTCATAGTGAATACTGGCATCATTATGGCAAGGTACTGGATGAACAGATTTCTTGCTTGGTCAGAGCACAAATTCCAAGTAAAGTTCAAGAAGTGGAAGGTGGAATTATGAACTTGTTGATGAGCAGCTTGGAGTCAGAAGGTGGTTCTTCAACAAGTATGATATCGGGCTATATTGACCATCATCAGAGTCTTTCATCAGAAGATAAGGGATGGGGTTGTGGATGGAGAAATATTCAGATGATGAGCTCTCATCTGTTGAAGCAAAGACCAGAAGCTAGAGAAGTTTTATTTGGTGGTTCTGGATTTGTTCCTGACATCCCATCTCTCCAGAGGTGGCTTGAGATTGCTTGGGACAAAAATTTTGATACCATTGGCTCGAACCACTTCCATAACAAAGTATATGGTGCCAAGAAATGGATAGGGACTACAGAATGTGCTACCCTCTTCCGCTCTTTTGGCCTCCGTTCAAGGATTGTAGATTTTGATAGCACCGAATCATCCGGCCTCCAAAACAAGAATGGAAAACATTCAGCAAATCAAGTACGAGGGCCTATGGACATGTTCTTGATAAAGAATAATCCTCCAAAATCATCTTCTGAACTTTGTCGAGAGGATGCTGAAATTATGAGAGGCCGACAGGTCCTTGTTGACTGGGTTTGGAACTACTTCGCAAGCGAGCGCTCTGATAGATTTACCACACCTCGTGTCACTGTCAGTAATAAAAC CCCACTGTATTTCCAACATCAAGGCCATTCAAGGACAATAGTTGGgattcaaaagaaaaatggttATCGCGGATCTCATGACCAATATACCCTTTTGATTTTAGATCCTGGCCAT ACGCTTTTTCTTTAA
- the LOC120654382 gene encoding salt tolerance receptor-like cytoplasmic kinase 1, which translates to MDLPVALAILFFCVLLLSSAATAVLLIRRCLAALRRPSDADPEARAVVPQQPQYELALSAEEAPAAAKQATDHKDPPRRLTWREVEALTGGFDEAAVVGRGGSSTVYLARLRDGAPAAVKVHRWCGGERRLRAFRQELDLLRRIRHPRIVALIAYSDAHEEGGALVLEYLAGGTLADRLHGGGATAPPSWPQRMRIVHDVACALEHLHDASAGAPPVVHGDVSASNVLLDARGLGARLCDLGSACEGFSAAVAPTRAAVGSPGYADPFFLRTGIMSKKSDVYSFGVLLLEAVTGMPAAGAPGSENLAARILPRVRAQGVAGLVDGRLGEGYDEEEAGDVARIAVECVAAQPGLRPAMGQVRAAIAEKAARSIAKAHLGDHHIQLSKLLELT; encoded by the exons ATGGACCTCCCCGTGGCGCTCGCCATCCTCTTCTTCtgcgtcctcctcctctcctccgccgccaccgccgtcctcctcatccgccgctgcctcgccgcccTCCGACGCCCCTCCGACGCCGACCCGGAGGCGCGAGCGGTCGTGCCCCAGCAGCCGCAGTACGAGCTGGCCTTGTCAgcggaggaggcgccggcggcggccaagcaAGCGACCGACCACAAGGACCCGCCGCGGCGGCTCACGTGGCGGGAGGTGGAGGCGCTGACCGGCGGCTTCGACGAGGCGGCCGTCGTGGGCAGGGGCGGCTCCAGCACCGTCTACCTCGCCAGGCTCCGGGacggcgcgcccgccgccgtcaaGGTGCACCGCtggtgcggcggcgagcgccgcctgcgcgcgttcCGACAGGAGCTCGACCTGCTCCGCCGCATCCGCCACCCGCGCATCGTCGCGCTCATCGCCTACTCCGACGCCCACG AGGAAGGAGGCGCGCTGGTCCTGGAGTacctcgccggcggcacgcTCGCCGAccgcctccacggcggcggcgccacggcccCTCCGTCGTGGCCCCAGCGCATGCGCATCGTCCACGACGTCGCCTGCGCCCTGGAGCACCTGCACGAcgcctccgccggcgcgccccCCGTGGTGCACGGCGACGTCTCGGCGTCCAACGTGCTCCTCGACGCCCGGGGGCTCGGCGCGCGCCTGTGCGACCTGGGCTCCGCCTGCGAGGGCTTCTCGGCCGCCGTGGcgcccacgcgcgccgccgtgggctCGCCGGGCTACGCCGACCCCTTCTTCCTCCGCACGGGCATCATGTCCAAGAAGTCGgacgtgtacagcttcggcGTGCTGCTGCTAGAGGCCGTCACGGGcatgccggccgccggcgcgcccgggTCGGAGAACCTGGCGGCCCGGATACTGCCGCGCGTCAGGGCGCAAGGGGTGGCGGGGCTCGTCGACGGCAGGCTAGGGGAGGGatacgacgaggaggaggccggcgacgTGGCGAGGATCGCCGTGGAGTGCGTGGCGgcgcagccggggctccggccgGCGATGGGTCAGGTGCGCGCGGCCATCGCGGAGAAGGCGGCGAGGTCCATTGCCAAGGCTCATCTCGGTGACCACCATATTCAGCTGAGCAAGCTCTTGGAGCTCACATGA
- the LOC120654379 gene encoding UPF0307 protein KPN78578_45570-like isoform X1 has product MAHPAAAMPLRRPLLLSLKPARLLSSLAAPSPGLRHPRALRPTGPLPADAAEDTDDPDAADGLKKSRNALKREARRAVQWGMDLAKFPPPQIKRILRAASLETEVFDALMLVKRFGPDVREGKRRQFNYIGRLLRNAQPKLMDTLIQASKDGDDSKLHALLSEEKLLVEEEKVEELPDEEEDDGEYMKIADRWFDGLLCKDISITNEVYAVHNVEFDRQELRKLVRRVQMVEESTSKDGEEGSNGKLSRAKEPLLRFLRSLAKEACAE; this is encoded by the exons ATGgcgcaccccgccgccgccatgccgctgcgccgcccgctcctcctctccctcaagCCGGCTCGCCTCCTGTCCTCCCTCGCGGCCCCCTCGCCCGGCCTCCGCCACCCGCGCGCCCTCCGCCCCACAGGCCCTCTGCcggccgacgccgccgaggACACCGACGATCCGGACGCCGCGGACGGCTTGAAGAAGAGCCGCAACGCACTCAAGCGGGAGGCCCGCCGCGCCGTGCAGTGGGGCATGGACCTCGCCAAGTTCCCGCCTCCGCAGATCAAGCGCATCCTAAGGGCCGCCTCACTGGAAACCGAGGTCTTCGACGCTCTCATGCTCGTCAAG AGATTTGGGCCCGATGTGCGGGAAGGAAAAAGGAGGCAGTTCAATTACATCG GTAGACTTCTACGCAATGCACAACCAAAATTGATGGATACTCTAATACAGGCTTCCAAGGATGGAGATGATAGTAAGTTACATGCCTTGCTGAGTGAAGAGAAATTGTTGGTGGAAGAGGAGAAAGTGGAGGAACTACCTGATGAAGAAGAG GACGATGGAGAGTATATGAAAATTGCAGATAGATGGTTTGATGGTCTCCTTTGCAAAGACATCTCAATTACTAATGAAGTTTATGCTGTCCATAATGTTGAGTTTGATCGTCAG GAACTGCGGAAGCTCGTGAGGAGAGTCCAGATGGTTGAAGAAAGCACAAGTAAAGATGGTGAAGAAGGATCTAAcgggaagctttccagagcaaAGGAACCACTTTTGAGGTTCCTTCGCTCCCTTGCAAAGGAAGCATGTGCGGAATAG
- the LOC120654380 gene encoding zinc finger-containing ubiquitin peptidase 1-like isoform X1, which produces MISSCPICNIQVLTVELEQHANSHFEDDDQLQRDMELAHQMALAESNTDIMNGPEHCTGSFTSDSNAQGASSSHSEYWHHYGKVLDEQISCLVRAQIPSKVQEVEGGIMNLLMSSLESEGGSSTSMISGYIDHHQSLSSEDKGWGCGWRNIQMMSSHLLKQRPEAREVLFGGSGFVPDIPSLQRWLEIAWDKNFDTIGSNHFHNKVYGAKKWIGTTECATLFRSFGLRSRIVDFDSTESSGLQNKNGKHSANQVRGPMDMFLIKNNPPKSSSELCREDAEIMRGRQVLVDWVWNYFASERSDRFTTPRVTVSNKTPLYFQHQGHSRTIVGIQKKNGYRGSHDQYTLLILDPGHRTADLERTLRSKKGWQSLVKRGVHTLRKPQYQVCYVDSGIANSEEMEQLKTIDSILVRF; this is translated from the exons ATGATATCATCCTGCCCCATCTGCAATATACAAGTTCTTACAGTTGAGCTGGAACA GCATGCCAATAGCCACTTTGAGGATGATGATCAACTTCAAAGGGACATGGAATTGGCACATCAGATGGCACTTGCTGAATCAAATACAGATATCATG AATGGTCCTGAGCATTGCACAGGATCATTCACCAGTGACTCTAATGCTCAAGGGGCCTCATCAAGTCATAGTGAATACTGGCATCATTATGGCAAGGTACTGGATGAACAGATTTCTTGCTTGGTCAGAGCACAAATTCCAAGTAAAGTTCAAGAAGTGGAAGGTGGAATTATGAACTTGTTGATGAGCAGCTTGGAGTCAGAAGGTGGTTCTTCAACAAGTATGATATCGGGCTATATTGACCATCATCAGAGTCTTTCATCAGAAGATAAGGGATGGGGTTGTGGATGGAGAAATATTCAGATGATGAGCTCTCATCTGTTGAAGCAAAGACCAGAAGCTAGAGAAGTTTTATTTGGTGGTTCTGGATTTGTTCCTGACATCCCATCTCTCCAGAGGTGGCTTGAGATTGCTTGGGACAAAAATTTTGATACCATTGGCTCGAACCACTTCCATAACAAAGTATATGGTGCCAAGAAATGGATAGGGACTACAGAATGTGCTACCCTCTTCCGCTCTTTTGGCCTCCGTTCAAGGATTGTAGATTTTGATAGCACCGAATCATCCGGCCTCCAAAACAAGAATGGAAAACATTCAGCAAATCAAGTACGAGGGCCTATGGACATGTTCTTGATAAAGAATAATCCTCCAAAATCATCTTCTGAACTTTGTCGAGAGGATGCTGAAATTATGAGAGGCCGACAGGTCCTTGTTGACTGGGTTTGGAACTACTTCGCAAGCGAGCGCTCTGATAGATTTACCACACCTCGTGTCACTGTCAGTAATAAAAC CCCACTGTATTTCCAACATCAAGGCCATTCAAGGACAATAGTTGGgattcaaaagaaaaatggttATCGCGGATCTCATGACCAATATACCCTTTTGATTTTAGATCCTGGCCAT AGAACAGCAGATCTTGAAAGGACTCTCAGAAGCAAAAAAGGATGGCAGAGCCTGGTGAAAAGAGGCGTCCACACCCTCAGGAAGCCACAGTATCAG GTGTGTTATGTGGATTCTGGAATTGCTAATTCAGAAGAAATGGAGCAACTCAAGACTATTGACAGTATACTGGTCAGGTTTTAA
- the LOC120654379 gene encoding uncharacterized protein LOC120654379 isoform X2 has translation MAHPAAAMPLRRPLLLSLKPARLLSSLAAPSPGLRHPRALRPTGPLPADAAEDTDDPDAADGLKKSRNALKREARRAVQWGMDLAKFPPPQIKRILRAASLETEVFDALMLVKASKDGDDSKLHALLSEEKLLVEEEKVEELPDEEEDDGEYMKIADRWFDGLLCKDISITNEVYAVHNVEFDRQELRKLVRRVQMVEESTSKDGEEGSNGKLSRAKEPLLRFLRSLAKEACAE, from the exons ATGgcgcaccccgccgccgccatgccgctgcgccgcccgctcctcctctccctcaagCCGGCTCGCCTCCTGTCCTCCCTCGCGGCCCCCTCGCCCGGCCTCCGCCACCCGCGCGCCCTCCGCCCCACAGGCCCTCTGCcggccgacgccgccgaggACACCGACGATCCGGACGCCGCGGACGGCTTGAAGAAGAGCCGCAACGCACTCAAGCGGGAGGCCCGCCGCGCCGTGCAGTGGGGCATGGACCTCGCCAAGTTCCCGCCTCCGCAGATCAAGCGCATCCTAAGGGCCGCCTCACTGGAAACCGAGGTCTTCGACGCTCTCATGCTCGTCAAG GCTTCCAAGGATGGAGATGATAGTAAGTTACATGCCTTGCTGAGTGAAGAGAAATTGTTGGTGGAAGAGGAGAAAGTGGAGGAACTACCTGATGAAGAAGAG GACGATGGAGAGTATATGAAAATTGCAGATAGATGGTTTGATGGTCTCCTTTGCAAAGACATCTCAATTACTAATGAAGTTTATGCTGTCCATAATGTTGAGTTTGATCGTCAG GAACTGCGGAAGCTCGTGAGGAGAGTCCAGATGGTTGAAGAAAGCACAAGTAAAGATGGTGAAGAAGGATCTAAcgggaagctttccagagcaaAGGAACCACTTTTGAGGTTCCTTCGCTCCCTTGCAAAGGAAGCATGTGCGGAATAG